One window from the genome of Trichocoleus desertorum ATA4-8-CV12 encodes:
- a CDS encoding ribulose bisphosphate carboxylase small subunit translates to MRTLPKERRYETLSYLPPLSDAQIGKQLQYILDQGYIPAVEFSEDSDPEQHYWTLWKLPLFGASNTQEVLSEVRACRSEYSSSYIRVVGFDNIKQCQVLSFIVHKPNANRY, encoded by the coding sequence ATGAGAACTCTACCCAAAGAGCGTCGTTACGAAACTCTATCCTACCTTCCTCCTCTGTCTGACGCCCAAATCGGCAAACAGCTCCAGTACATTCTCGACCAAGGCTACATCCCTGCTGTAGAGTTCAGCGAAGATTCTGATCCTGAGCAGCACTACTGGACCCTGTGGAAGTTGCCTCTGTTTGGTGCTTCTAATACTCAAGAAGTTCTCAGTGAAGTGCGCGCTTGCCGCTCTGAGTACTCCAGCTCCTACATCCGTGTAGTTGGCTTCGACAACATCAAGCAGTGCCAAGTACTGAGCTTTATCGTTCACAAGCCCAACGCCAACCGCTACTAA
- a CDS encoding ribulose bisphosphate carboxylase small subunit, with amino-acid sequence MSYYISPRFLDKLAVHITKNFLDLPNVRVPLLLGIHGRKGEGKSFQCELVFERLGVEVVHMSAGELESPDAGDPARLIRLRYREAAELIRTRGRMTVLMINDLDAGAGRLDQGTQYTVNTQLVNGTLMNIADNPTNVQLPGSYDSTPLHRVPIIITGNDLSTLYAPLIRDGRMDKFYWEPNRDDKIGIVGGIFEADTIQQQAIEQLVDHFINQSVDFFGALRARLYDEQVLNFIKGVGYDRVSLRVVNSGDRPPEFHRPDFSLPHLIEVGEFMVQEQQRVQQMRLSEEYNRNLRLGFHRTNEEESRPAPQPRPEPTAVTAQPGNGNGSKGAGTAANYRQEPAPQQPQPTGKHLQGAVADKVQQILAQGYRLGIEFVDERRFRTNSWQSYAAVQGHESEAIAAVEACLAEHSKDYVRVVGIDPKAKRRMMETVIQRPNGKSSY; translated from the coding sequence ATGAGCTACTACATCTCGCCTCGCTTCCTCGACAAGCTAGCTGTTCACATCACGAAAAACTTTCTCGATTTACCCAACGTCCGGGTTCCCCTGCTCTTGGGCATCCACGGTCGTAAAGGAGAAGGAAAATCCTTTCAGTGTGAATTAGTCTTTGAGCGTCTAGGGGTGGAAGTTGTCCATATGTCGGCGGGAGAGCTAGAAAGCCCTGATGCGGGAGATCCAGCTCGCCTGATTCGCTTGCGTTACCGAGAAGCTGCCGAACTGATTCGGACGCGAGGCAGAATGACCGTGCTGATGATTAACGACTTAGATGCAGGCGCTGGCCGACTCGATCAAGGGACGCAGTACACCGTCAACACCCAGTTGGTGAACGGCACCTTGATGAACATCGCGGACAATCCTACCAACGTCCAACTCCCTGGCAGTTACGACTCAACCCCATTGCATCGGGTGCCAATCATCATCACGGGTAATGACTTGTCAACCTTATATGCCCCTCTGATTCGGGATGGGCGAATGGATAAGTTCTATTGGGAACCAAATCGAGACGACAAAATTGGCATTGTTGGTGGCATTTTTGAAGCAGATACGATTCAGCAGCAAGCGATTGAACAACTTGTCGATCACTTTATTAATCAATCGGTGGATTTCTTTGGGGCGCTCCGGGCCCGCCTTTATGATGAACAGGTGCTGAACTTCATTAAAGGTGTCGGGTACGATCGCGTTTCGCTACGAGTGGTTAACAGCGGCGATCGCCCTCCCGAATTCCACAGACCTGACTTTAGCTTGCCGCATCTGATTGAAGTCGGCGAATTCATGGTGCAAGAGCAGCAACGGGTGCAGCAAATGCGCTTGTCAGAAGAATACAATCGCAATTTGCGGCTAGGATTCCATCGGACTAACGAGGAGGAATCCCGCCCTGCTCCTCAGCCTCGTCCCGAACCAACTGCTGTCACTGCTCAACCTGGAAATGGCAATGGTTCTAAGGGCGCGGGTACTGCCGCCAACTATCGTCAGGAGCCCGCCCCTCAACAGCCGCAACCGACTGGAAAACATTTGCAGGGTGCGGTGGCAGACAAGGTGCAGCAAATTTTGGCTCAAGGCTATCGCTTAGGCATTGAATTTGTGGATGAACGGCGTTTTCGTACCAATTCTTGGCAATCCTATGCTGCGGTTCAAGGGCATGAATCAGAAGCGATCGCGGCAGTGGAAGCTTGCCTCGCAGAGCATAGTAAAGATTACGTCCGTGTGGTGGGTATTGACCCCAAAGCCAAGCGCCGCATGATGGAAACAGTCATTCAACGCCCGAATGGCAAATCGAGCTACTAA
- a CDS encoding phasin family protein has product MAGFGDLVQKAFYLGVGLASYAGEKAGGKIGELRIQAQKLADELVAKGEMSTEEARRFVEDMVNRAQQPGATPAPEPTSSEPRRIEILSDDEEPTKAETQGVDNLRQQVLDLQEELRRLERE; this is encoded by the coding sequence ATGGCTGGATTTGGTGATCTTGTGCAAAAAGCATTTTACCTGGGTGTGGGTCTAGCCTCCTACGCAGGTGAGAAAGCAGGTGGCAAGATAGGAGAACTGCGGATACAAGCTCAAAAACTAGCGGATGAACTTGTTGCTAAAGGAGAGATGAGCACGGAAGAGGCTCGTCGATTTGTCGAGGACATGGTGAATCGAGCCCAGCAACCAGGAGCCACTCCTGCTCCGGAACCGACCAGCTCCGAACCGCGACGGATCGAAATTCTCTCGGATGATGAGGAGCCGACCAAAGCTGAAACTCAAGGTGTGGATAATTTGCGTCAGCAAGTGCTGGATTTGCAGGAGGAACTACGGCGGCTAGAGCGAGAGTAG
- the thiD gene encoding bifunctional hydroxymethylpyrimidine kinase/phosphomethylpyrimidine kinase, whose product MTVTGDLQVPVALTIAGSDSGGGAGIQADLRTFAFHQVHGTSALTCITAQNTLGVNRVDALPAAAVVAQMEAVVQDIGVQATKTGMLLNQEIIVSVAEQVRLLQLQNLVVDPVMVSRTGAQLIDDQAIATLRDALIPQAAIVTPNRYEAQLLSGLTIATLDDMQTAAQRIYQLGAKAVLVKGGGMVGNLRGVDVWFDGQHLETLTTFSVDTKNTHGTGCTLSAAIAANLANGKDLLSATRMAKDYVTTALTHALNIGQGQGPVGHFFPLLSH is encoded by the coding sequence ATGACAGTTACAGGGGATTTGCAGGTTCCTGTGGCACTGACGATCGCAGGTTCTGATAGCGGCGGTGGAGCAGGAATTCAGGCTGACCTACGCACTTTTGCTTTTCATCAAGTGCATGGCACCAGTGCCCTGACTTGTATCACGGCTCAAAATACCCTAGGAGTCAATCGGGTCGATGCGTTGCCTGCTGCGGCTGTAGTGGCTCAGATGGAAGCAGTGGTGCAAGACATTGGGGTGCAGGCAACCAAGACAGGAATGCTGCTGAACCAAGAAATTATCGTGTCGGTGGCAGAGCAAGTGCGGCTTTTGCAATTGCAGAATTTGGTGGTCGATCCAGTCATGGTGTCTCGGACGGGAGCACAATTGATTGATGACCAAGCGATCGCCACCTTACGAGATGCCTTAATTCCCCAGGCTGCGATCGTGACGCCAAACCGCTACGAAGCTCAGCTTTTAAGCGGTCTGACGATCGCAACACTCGATGACATGCAAACAGCGGCTCAACGGATTTATCAGCTGGGGGCCAAAGCAGTCTTAGTCAAAGGGGGTGGTATGGTTGGCAATCTGCGAGGGGTGGATGTCTGGTTTGATGGCCAGCATCTAGAAACCTTAACCACCTTTAGCGTTGACACAAAAAATACCCACGGTACTGGCTGTACCCTCTCAGCCGCGATCGCAGCCAACCTGGCAAATGGCAAAGATTTACTATCTGCCACCAGAATGGCCAAAGACTACGTCACAACAGCCTTAACCCATGCCTTAAATATTGGGCAAGGCCAAGGTCCCGTAGGCCACTTTTTTCCTCTACTGTCCCATTAA
- the ftsZ gene encoding cell division protein FtsZ, with the protein MTSNSTSNSKLGSITEGSHAEEQSSFSVADTAKNPFGNSTVRFGQSRDAKVVLEESRMDGIVPSSVAKIKVIGVGGGGGNAVNRMIASDVSGVEFWSVNTDAQALAQAMAPKHLQVGQKLTRGLGAGGNPAIGQKAAEESRDEIAAALENSDLVFITAGMGGGTGTGAAPIVAEIAKEVGALTVGVVTRPFTFEGRRRTSQADEGIAALQSRVDTLIVIPNDKLLSVISEQTPVQEAFRVADDILRQGVQGISDIITIPGLVNVDFADVRAVMADAGSALMGIGIGSGKSRAREAAMAAISSPLLESSIDGAKGVVFNITGGTDLTLHEVNAAAEIIYEVVDPNANIIFGAVIDERMQGEIRITVIATGFTGEAQPAAQPAKVAPLRRGLTPPMTPQAPQTSVNEPRNRPGEPDIPEFLQRRRDRPPTR; encoded by the coding sequence ATGACATCTAATAGTACATCTAATAGTAAATTGGGCTCTATCACCGAAGGCTCCCACGCAGAAGAGCAGTCCTCCTTCTCAGTGGCAGATACTGCCAAAAACCCGTTTGGCAACTCTACAGTTCGGTTTGGTCAATCTCGCGACGCAAAAGTTGTGCTAGAAGAATCTCGAATGGATGGGATTGTCCCCAGCAGTGTTGCCAAAATCAAAGTAATTGGCGTTGGGGGAGGGGGTGGCAACGCAGTCAATCGCATGATTGCCAGCGACGTATCAGGAGTTGAGTTTTGGTCCGTCAATACAGATGCTCAAGCCTTAGCTCAAGCGATGGCTCCCAAGCATTTACAAGTTGGTCAAAAACTGACTCGTGGTTTAGGGGCGGGTGGTAATCCTGCGATCGGACAGAAAGCAGCAGAAGAGTCACGCGATGAGATTGCAGCGGCTCTAGAAAATTCTGACTTAGTGTTCATCACCGCTGGTATGGGCGGTGGCACCGGAACGGGTGCAGCTCCGATTGTGGCGGAGATTGCCAAGGAAGTGGGCGCTTTAACAGTAGGAGTCGTGACTCGTCCGTTTACCTTTGAAGGCCGACGCCGCACCAGCCAAGCGGATGAAGGGATTGCAGCCCTACAAAGTCGAGTCGATACCCTGATTGTCATTCCCAACGATAAATTGTTGTCGGTGATCTCCGAGCAGACTCCGGTTCAAGAAGCATTCCGCGTCGCCGATGATATTCTGCGCCAAGGGGTACAGGGCATTTCCGACATCATTACTATCCCTGGTTTAGTCAACGTTGACTTTGCTGACGTACGAGCCGTCATGGCCGATGCAGGCTCTGCCTTGATGGGCATTGGCATTGGTTCTGGCAAGTCGCGGGCTAGAGAAGCGGCGATGGCAGCCATTTCATCACCCCTTTTAGAATCCTCCATTGATGGAGCCAAAGGGGTCGTCTTCAATATCACGGGCGGTACCGATTTAACGCTCCATGAAGTCAATGCGGCTGCCGAAATCATCTATGAAGTCGTTGATCCTAATGCCAACATTATCTTTGGGGCAGTCATCGACGAGCGCATGCAGGGAGAAATTCGGATCACAGTCATTGCCACAGGCTTTACGGGCGAGGCCCAACCCGCAGCTCAACCTGCTAAAGTCGCGCCACTACGTCGAGGTCTCACACCACCAATGACTCCTCAGGCTCCCCAAACCTCTGTTAACGAGCCGAGAAATAGACCGGGTGAACCCGACATTCCTGAGTTTCTCCAAAGAAGACGAGATAGACCCCCAACTCGCTAA
- a CDS encoding FtsQ-type POTRA domain-containing protein: MTSLSSVSQTELAQRRQKLRQERRLKALQASWRTLAVSGLAGGLAWVITLPGWIIQQPEQVAIAGNRFLSAQAIQSLLPMAYPQSLLQLEPQAIAAQLESKAPIAEATVARQLFPPRLIVQVKERYPVAMISDLPNAQTAKDTKPTADLSNVGFLDAKGVWIPIESYTSFDQSFKLPTLKIVGYQEQKRSQWAELYQAVSQSPVKVTEIDWRDPSNLILKTELGIFHFGSYSSRFTEQIQAMDQLRKLSEKLNPKQVAYINLQNPDAPSIQMLKPNNSVKSNTATAN, translated from the coding sequence ATGACTAGCCTTTCATCCGTCTCTCAAACAGAACTCGCGCAAAGACGCCAAAAGCTCCGCCAAGAACGACGCTTAAAAGCACTGCAAGCCAGTTGGCGCACCCTTGCAGTCAGCGGTTTGGCGGGAGGACTCGCTTGGGTCATTACCCTGCCCGGTTGGATCATTCAGCAACCCGAACAAGTGGCGATCGCAGGCAATCGGTTTCTCTCCGCTCAGGCCATTCAATCGCTGCTACCGATGGCTTATCCTCAATCGTTGCTGCAACTAGAACCCCAGGCGATCGCAGCCCAACTAGAATCTAAAGCCCCGATCGCGGAAGCAACCGTGGCGCGTCAGCTGTTTCCCCCCAGACTAATCGTGCAGGTCAAAGAGCGATATCCCGTCGCCATGATCTCTGACCTACCTAATGCTCAGACCGCTAAAGACACAAAACCTACAGCCGATCTCTCAAACGTGGGGTTTCTGGATGCGAAGGGTGTCTGGATTCCGATTGAGAGCTATACTTCCTTTGATCAATCGTTCAAGTTACCAACTCTCAAAATTGTTGGCTACCAAGAACAGAAGCGATCGCAGTGGGCTGAGCTTTATCAAGCAGTTAGCCAAAGCCCTGTGAAAGTGACAGAAATTGATTGGCGTGATCCAAGCAATTTAATTCTTAAAACTGAGTTAGGAATCTTTCATTTCGGGTCTTATAGTTCTAGATTTACAGAGCAAATCCAGGCAATGGATCAGCTCCGAAAACTCTCAGAGAAGCTGAATCCTAAGCAAGTTGCTTATATCAATCTGCAAAATCCAGATGCACCCTCAATTCAAATGCTGAAGCCCAATAACTCGGTAAAATCTAATACGGCCACTGCCAATTGA
- a CDS encoding S8 family peptidase, translating to MRRLGLVGLFLAGLMVAIASFKGLAANGIYESIVLDFREDIPAVQIQQQLDAIAQQYQVKPRLNSEFSQADHIYIVEGNSQLLRSLKKSQLAKATESIEPNYIYRAFFAPNDPEYSKQWNLRSINVEAAWDETKGSGVTVAVIDTGVSRVPDLKDTQFVEGYDFVSDRTDASDDNGHGTHVAGTIAQSTNNDYGVAGVAYEASLMPLKVLSAEGGGTVADIAEAIKFAADHDADVINMSLGGGGESEIMQEAIAYAHSKGVVIIAAAGNANQNSASYPARYPHVIGVSALRPSGEKAIYSNYGAGVDISAPGGQTEGDNTIGGILQNTIDAETGESIFAAFQGTSMAAPHVAGVAALIKASGVQEPDAIRNVLLESARAIPDDGLNHYGAGHLDAANAVKLAMRGQINFRDFFRWLRDNGYLNPRFWIDGGAVALLPKVAMVLGSYLLAWFLRNYLPFWSWSLTSGLVAGSAGLFVFRGFYIMDLPQWPFRVMGSSIPELGTALQGTSALNPIFASVLVPFILLALFLGHAEWKWFAIGTTLGVASCLAVSAFMSPQLLWLGTGAIAQTFLVVNALLCFGLAYLVTRGEGEAA from the coding sequence ATGAGAAGGCTGGGGCTGGTGGGCTTGTTTTTGGCGGGGCTAATGGTAGCGATCGCCAGCTTTAAAGGATTGGCAGCAAACGGAATCTACGAGTCGATTGTGCTGGATTTTCGCGAAGATATTCCAGCGGTGCAAATTCAACAACAGCTAGATGCGATCGCGCAGCAATATCAGGTGAAGCCTCGTTTAAATAGCGAGTTTTCCCAAGCCGATCATATTTACATTGTGGAAGGAAATTCCCAACTTCTACGGTCGCTCAAAAAATCTCAACTGGCCAAAGCTACTGAGTCGATCGAGCCGAACTATATTTATCGAGCCTTTTTCGCCCCTAACGATCCTGAATACAGCAAGCAATGGAACCTCAGAAGTATCAATGTGGAAGCTGCTTGGGATGAAACCAAGGGCAGTGGTGTCACCGTCGCCGTAATTGACACCGGAGTTAGCCGTGTACCTGACCTCAAGGACACCCAGTTTGTTGAGGGTTATGACTTCGTCAGCGATCGCACCGATGCCAGCGACGATAACGGGCATGGCACCCATGTGGCAGGGACGATCGCTCAATCCACCAACAATGACTATGGCGTGGCAGGAGTCGCCTACGAAGCGAGTTTAATGCCCTTAAAAGTTTTGAGTGCAGAGGGCGGCGGTACAGTGGCCGACATTGCCGAAGCTATTAAGTTTGCGGCAGACCATGATGCTGATGTCATTAACATGAGCTTGGGGGGTGGCGGCGAAAGTGAAATCATGCAAGAAGCGATCGCCTATGCCCACAGCAAGGGTGTAGTGATTATTGCCGCAGCGGGCAACGCCAACCAGAATTCAGCTTCTTATCCCGCTCGTTATCCCCACGTCATCGGGGTTTCCGCGTTACGCCCTTCGGGGGAAAAAGCGATCTACTCCAACTATGGAGCGGGCGTCGATATCTCAGCCCCAGGCGGCCAAACTGAAGGTGACAACACCATAGGTGGAATTCTGCAAAACACCATTGATGCGGAGACTGGCGAATCCATCTTTGCCGCTTTTCAGGGCACTAGTATGGCGGCCCCTCACGTAGCGGGCGTGGCAGCGCTAATCAAAGCGTCTGGGGTACAAGAACCGGATGCAATTCGGAATGTCCTTTTGGAGTCAGCTCGCGCCATCCCAGACGATGGCCTCAACCACTATGGGGCGGGTCACTTGGATGCTGCCAATGCTGTGAAGCTGGCAATGCGTGGTCAAATCAACTTCCGCGATTTCTTCCGCTGGCTACGGGATAACGGTTATCTCAACCCTCGCTTCTGGATTGATGGCGGTGCAGTTGCTCTGCTACCCAAAGTGGCGATGGTGTTGGGGTCTTACTTGCTAGCTTGGTTTCTCCGCAACTACTTGCCTTTCTGGAGTTGGTCGCTCACTAGTGGGTTAGTCGCTGGCAGTGCGGGTCTATTTGTCTTTCGTGGCTTCTACATCATGGATTTGCCGCAATGGCCTTTCCGGGTGATGGGTAGCTCCATTCCCGAACTAGGCACAGCGCTTCAGGGAACCAGTGCGCTAAATCCCATCTTTGCCAGCGTTTTGGTTCCTTTCATCTTGCTAGCTTTGTTCCTCGGCCATGCGGAATGGAAGTGGTTTGCCATTGGTACCACCTTAGGAGTCGCTTCTTGCCTAGCGGTGAGTGCGTTTATGTCTCCGCAACTGCTGTGGCTCGGCACCGGAGCGATCGCCCAGACTTTCTTGGTGGTTAACGCCCTGCTGTGTTTCGGGTTAGCCTATCTGGTAACCAGAGGAGAAGGAGAAGCCGCATGA
- a CDS encoding thioredoxin family protein gives MDRAVIKFSSEDCGTCHKMSFYDQKVAEELGLRFINCMMQDTATYRQYRKILLAQYPDKEGMGWPTYIVCDSPDAEFQILGEVKGGHPKGEFRTRLQAVLETASGRDS, from the coding sequence ATGGATCGAGCTGTTATCAAGTTTTCTTCAGAAGACTGTGGAACTTGCCACAAGATGTCTTTCTATGACCAAAAAGTGGCTGAAGAACTCGGTCTCCGCTTCATCAACTGCATGATGCAAGATACGGCCACTTATCGTCAATACCGCAAGATTTTGTTGGCCCAATATCCGGACAAAGAAGGAATGGGGTGGCCCACCTATATTGTTTGCGACTCTCCTGATGCAGAATTTCAGATTCTGGGAGAAGTCAAAGGCGGCCACCCCAAAGGTGAGTTTAGGACTCGGTTGCAGGCAGTCTTAGAGACAGCTTCTGGGAGGGATAGCTAA
- a CDS encoding CHAT domain-containing protein, which translates to MTQEFHLSVTPVGEDEYLIRTERVAPGVPLAEEQVIWPVEEWLNQARQLMNDPLLGLLQGDATHPAADKLRDPSDRDLDLVLGSSDPSQSQPPRHLVDLGQQLYNALFQGTIRDSWMTAQGIAQHRREVLRLRIGLKGPRLVRLPWEVLHTGERHRVGGASRPVATGTDVLFSRYQPSPGLVGATTALRDLRLESQQPLRILMAIAAPTDQEQLELKREALHLQEELRSRNGTVSETGSGTAEIQLTILDQPDREQLTQALEQGQFQVLHYAGHSNLGAAGGNLYLVNGKTGLTEVLSGDDLAGLLVNNGIRMVVFNSCRSAYTATSDLEHEIGEQNLAEALVQRGIPGVLAMAERIPDDVALTLTRLFYRNLKQGYPVDLSLSRARQGLISAYGSHQLYWALPILYLHPEFDGQLVTGTVPDLYSAAQEMATARWRSPSDRSNPRLAAEAAHLSDSNEAAYPALDQALDGLPPELQDDLYDYSDEDFSDLDNLEFEDEFGSEADSALVAELLEQLSQNPTDARLDTEEPFLSASATDSLFAESQPSDLDWPEPVPPKPPLKPAALPAIPTSSASSPKSPANSAVDPRLSQVFSDLERGLAAPINASTAIATARKAIQANPNDVDAYNQLGLALHQQGNFPDAIAAYQAALKINPSLAEVYSNLALALYKQGKAAEARTAYQQALSLSALAGGTHSSAGRNPALQPEYPGRNPSRWGAWWQQPRGRSRVWLILAAAGVTAIALVGFWGFQRNRSPQISIPALPESTPNSVSASFAIDPQTNQTTLDLKTTNTATVTAAAIDYLSRKQLVAGQQAIAELLDRGALPQASAALAAVPNTVIDDPAVSFLRGRLAWQSMQTGNQDYSVDDARRYWETAVRQQAEAEQPDAPTLALYQNALGFAYYGEGNWERANRAWFQALYLQEETTAPVSAAETVAPPTTAASPGATIAAQPIKQENLMAYAGLALVIAKSAQNQPAEQRASLQNEAAKLYQKVMTENPVAFQPEALSKNWMWTEAAINDWVALAKLQPQP; encoded by the coding sequence GTGACGCAGGAATTTCATCTTTCTGTTACCCCAGTTGGGGAAGATGAGTATTTGATTCGGACGGAGCGGGTTGCCCCAGGGGTGCCCCTAGCAGAGGAACAAGTTATTTGGCCTGTTGAGGAGTGGCTCAATCAGGCACGTCAATTGATGAACGATCCACTGTTGGGGTTGTTGCAGGGAGATGCAACCCATCCTGCCGCAGATAAACTGCGTGACCCTAGCGATCGCGACTTGGACTTAGTATTAGGCAGCAGTGACCCTAGCCAAAGCCAACCGCCGCGTCACTTGGTGGATTTAGGCCAACAGCTTTACAATGCTCTATTCCAAGGCACGATTCGCGATAGCTGGATGACCGCACAAGGCATTGCCCAGCATCGACGAGAAGTTTTACGGTTACGCATCGGCCTCAAGGGTCCACGTCTAGTACGTTTGCCTTGGGAAGTTTTGCACACTGGGGAGCGGCACCGCGTTGGTGGAGCTTCGCGGCCTGTCGCTACTGGGACTGACGTTTTATTTTCTCGCTATCAACCCAGTCCAGGGTTAGTCGGGGCAACCACCGCTCTACGAGATTTGAGGCTGGAATCGCAGCAACCTCTCAGGATTTTGATGGCGATCGCTGCTCCCACTGACCAAGAACAGTTAGAACTGAAACGTGAGGCGTTACACCTACAAGAAGAACTGCGGAGTCGCAATGGCACTGTCTCAGAAACAGGTAGCGGTACGGCGGAAATTCAGCTAACTATTCTCGACCAACCCGATCGCGAGCAATTAACCCAAGCTTTAGAACAAGGGCAGTTTCAGGTATTGCACTACGCTGGTCACAGTAACTTGGGGGCCGCAGGAGGCAACCTCTACCTGGTGAACGGCAAAACTGGGCTAACCGAGGTGCTGAGTGGAGATGACTTGGCTGGGCTGTTGGTCAACAATGGCATCCGCATGGTGGTGTTTAACTCTTGCCGTAGTGCCTATACCGCTACTTCAGATTTAGAGCATGAAATTGGTGAACAAAATTTAGCCGAAGCTTTGGTACAGCGGGGCATTCCTGGCGTATTGGCGATGGCGGAGCGGATTCCCGACGATGTAGCGCTGACTCTGACCAGACTGTTCTACCGTAATCTCAAGCAGGGGTATCCAGTTGACCTTAGTTTGAGTCGGGCGCGTCAGGGGTTGATCTCTGCCTATGGCTCTCACCAGTTGTACTGGGCGTTGCCGATTCTCTACTTGCATCCTGAATTCGACGGGCAACTGGTCACCGGAACTGTACCAGACCTCTACAGTGCTGCTCAAGAAATGGCGACTGCCCGCTGGCGGAGTCCTAGCGATCGCTCCAACCCTCGTTTAGCGGCGGAAGCAGCTCACCTATCTGACAGCAACGAAGCGGCTTATCCAGCCCTAGATCAAGCTCTCGATGGCTTACCTCCAGAATTGCAAGATGATCTTTACGACTACAGCGATGAGGACTTTAGCGATTTAGATAACTTAGAGTTTGAAGACGAGTTTGGCTCTGAAGCGGATTCGGCACTGGTAGCAGAACTGCTTGAGCAATTGTCGCAGAATCCTACAGATGCCCGACTGGACACCGAAGAACCGTTTTTATCTGCCTCTGCGACTGACAGTTTGTTCGCAGAATCGCAGCCGTCTGATCTAGATTGGCCAGAGCCCGTTCCGCCTAAACCTCCTCTTAAACCTGCTGCTCTCCCAGCGATCCCTACCTCTTCAGCGTCATCCCCAAAGTCGCCTGCCAACTCAGCTGTTGATCCTCGCTTAAGCCAAGTTTTTTCTGATTTGGAGCGTGGATTAGCGGCCCCGATCAATGCCAGTACCGCGATCGCTACAGCCAGAAAAGCGATTCAAGCTAATCCCAATGATGTAGATGCCTACAACCAGTTAGGTCTGGCTCTCCATCAGCAGGGCAATTTTCCAGATGCGATCGCAGCTTACCAAGCAGCCCTAAAAATTAACCCTAGTTTGGCTGAGGTGTATAGTAACTTGGCTTTGGCGCTGTACAAGCAAGGTAAAGCCGCAGAAGCCAGAACAGCGTATCAACAAGCGTTGAGTTTGTCAGCATTGGCTGGAGGAACGCACTCAAGCGCCGGAAGGAACCCAGCGTTGCAACCTGAATACCCTGGTCGAAATCCTAGCCGCTGGGGTGCCTGGTGGCAGCAACCTCGTGGGCGCTCTAGGGTGTGGCTAATCTTGGCAGCAGCAGGAGTTACGGCGATCGCTTTAGTTGGTTTTTGGGGGTTTCAGCGAAATCGGAGTCCACAAATCTCGATTCCAGCCCTACCCGAATCGACGCCCAATAGCGTCAGCGCTTCCTTTGCCATTGACCCACAAACCAACCAAACCACCTTAGACCTAAAAACGACTAATACGGCTACAGTGACAGCGGCTGCTATCGATTACCTCAGCCGAAAGCAACTTGTAGCGGGCCAACAAGCGATCGCAGAATTGCTCGATCGCGGAGCCTTACCCCAAGCTAGTGCGGCTCTGGCTGCTGTTCCTAACACTGTGATTGATGATCCAGCCGTGAGTTTTCTGCGCGGTCGCCTTGCTTGGCAATCGATGCAAACGGGCAACCAAGACTATAGCGTAGATGATGCTCGCCGTTACTGGGAGACTGCGGTGCGTCAACAAGCTGAAGCAGAGCAGCCAGATGCCCCGACCCTGGCGCTTTATCAAAACGCGCTAGGCTTTGCTTATTACGGTGAAGGGAACTGGGAGCGAGCCAACCGAGCTTGGTTCCAAGCGCTCTATTTACAAGAGGAAACGACCGCACCAGTGTCGGCAGCGGAAACTGTCGCGCCGCCAACTACGGCAGCGAGCCCAGGGGCAACGATCGCTGCACAGCCAATCAAGCAAGAGAATCTCATGGCTTATGCTGGCTTAGCCTTAGTGATCGCCAAGTCAGCCCAAAACCAGCCTGCCGAACAGCGAGCCAGTCTCCAGAATGAAGCGGCAAAGCTGTATCAAAAAGTGATGACTGAGAATCCTGTGGCGTTTCAGCCGGAGGCTTTAAGCAAAAACTGGATGTGGACTGAAGCAGCCATCAATGACTGGGTAGCCCTAGCTAAGCTGCAACCCCAGCCATAA